The Candidatus Cloacimonadota bacterium genome includes the window GTTACTTGTTCCGGTTTATCCAGTTTCTTTTCGCACATTGTAACTGCTGCCCAACCGAGATGGTCAATTTGGCTTCTTTGTGTTTTAGCTGTTTTACTTGGAAGTCAATTAGGTTCACGAGTAATGGCAACAAAGCTGAAATCAAAGAATATTAAAATCGTCTTTGGAACGGTTCTATTATTCGTTGCAGCAATTTTGATTATTCAAAATTTTTAATAATAAATCGAGATAAATAAAAAAGGAGAAAATAATGATTATCAAAGTATTGGGAACAGGATGCGCTAAGTGCATTCAACAAGAACGAGCGGTAGTAAAAGCTATTGAAAAAACAGGCGTAGATGCAACAGTAGAAAAAGTAACTGAAATTAACGATATTATGAATTACGGTGTGATGATGACACCGTCACTCGTTATTGATGAAAAAGTCGTTTCAATGGGAAAAGTTCTTTCTGTTGATGATATTGAAAAGCTGATCAAATAAATTGTAACTCAAAGCTCCTGCTTTGAGATGAAACCATCGGAATGTTCAGTTTATAGATCTTCCGATTGTTTGATCAATATAAATTCAACATTCCAAAGATTCGACTTAGTCGAAACATTTGGAAGTTAAATCGTCACAAAACCTTGCGAATGGTTTCCAACAGATGATATCTTCCTGTTTAACCTTCGCAATGGCTAGGAAAGAATTTATGAAAATAGAAATTGAAAACAAAGAATTCGTTGAATATGTAAAAACTCACGGTGGTGTGATTTCAATTGGAAATTACTATCAGGTTGTAGGCTGA containing:
- a CDS encoding thioredoxin family protein, coding for MIIKVLGTGCAKCIQQERAVVKAIEKTGVDATVEKVTEINDIMNYGVMMTPSLVIDEKVVSMGKVLSVDDIEKLIK